From a single Xyrauchen texanus isolate HMW12.3.18 chromosome 26, RBS_HiC_50CHRs, whole genome shotgun sequence genomic region:
- the LOC127619833 gene encoding protein S100-A1-like isoform X1, whose product MPRSKCDIMSKEQSSDLESAMQMLIKTFHKYSGNEGDKFTLSRGELRELLTEELGNYLGNAQDKDAVERVMNDLDSNNDGEVDFTEFIILIGALTVACNDFFLDSPAPKNKGDSKSDGATEEKKE is encoded by the exons ATGCCACGCTCAAAGTGTGATAT CATGTCCAAAGAACAAAGCTCCGACTTGGAAAGCGCGATGCAGATGCTCATCAAGACCTTCCACAAGTATTCTGGGAATGAAGGAGACAAGTTCACACTCAGCCGAGGGGAACTGAGGGAACTGCTGACGGAGGAGCTGGGAAATTATCTAGGG AACGCTCAAGATAAAGACGCGGTGGAACGAGTGATGAACGACCTGGATTCCAATAACGACGGCGAGGTGGACTTCACCGAGTTCATCATCCTCATTGGCGCGCTGACCGTAGCCTGTAACGACTTCTTCCTTGACAGCCCGGCGCCCAAAAACAAGGGCGACAGCAAGAGCGATGGAGCcacagaggaaaagaaagagtaa
- the LOC127619833 gene encoding protein S100-A1-like isoform X2 has translation MSKEQSSDLESAMQMLIKTFHKYSGNEGDKFTLSRGELRELLTEELGNYLGNAQDKDAVERVMNDLDSNNDGEVDFTEFIILIGALTVACNDFFLDSPAPKNKGDSKSDGATEEKKE, from the exons ATGTCCAAAGAACAAAGCTCCGACTTGGAAAGCGCGATGCAGATGCTCATCAAGACCTTCCACAAGTATTCTGGGAATGAAGGAGACAAGTTCACACTCAGCCGAGGGGAACTGAGGGAACTGCTGACGGAGGAGCTGGGAAATTATCTAGGG AACGCTCAAGATAAAGACGCGGTGGAACGAGTGATGAACGACCTGGATTCCAATAACGACGGCGAGGTGGACTTCACCGAGTTCATCATCCTCATTGGCGCGCTGACCGTAGCCTGTAACGACTTCTTCCTTGACAGCCCGGCGCCCAAAAACAAGGGCGACAGCAAGAGCGATGGAGCcacagaggaaaagaaagagtaa